The DNA sequence ACGGAATTTCCGGGTTGACGACGAGAATCGCCCGATCGGCGGGGGCGATCGCATTGCGGAAACCACCTTCGATACCTGCCGGCGAATCGATGAGGATGTACTCGAAATCTTCACGCAGTCTGTCGACGACGTCTTTTACTTGTGCGGGTGACACTTCTTCCTTGTAGCGCGTCTGGGCGGCGGGAAGTAAGTACAAGTTCGTGTATTGTTTGTGGCGCACGAGTGCTTGTCTCAATTTACAAGACCCCTCGACGACGTCGACCAAGTCGTACACGATGCGATTTTCTACCCCGACCATTAAATCGAGCTTCCTGAGGCCAATATCGGTATCCATGAGACATACTTTTTTTCCTAAGCGCGCAAGCCCCATTCCGACCGAAGCAACTGTCGTCGACTTCCCGACGCCCCCCTTCCCACTCGTAACCGTAATCGCAACAGATTCGTTCGCCATTTTTACGGTCTCCTTTCTGTCTATCGCTATAACGAAACAGCACCGGTTGATCGCCTTGTACCGGGCTCATTTTCTTCGTAAGCTTTCATTATTCTTATTTTAACAGATTGCACGGCTGCTTGTCGCATAAATACGACGGACTGCTTGTCGCGCAGCGCGATTACTATGCAACTTTTTCAGCCATACGTTTTTCAACCGTGCGTTTTGCAGCCGTGCGCTTACTGTTGTGAACGAGGATAACTGTTTTGAAGTGTCACTAATGCATCGTCGGGAAATATCTTCCATATTTAAGAGGGGGGTGATCCGTTTCCTTTTTTTAATGAATAAAACCGAACCCTCTAACTGAGCAGTCCGGTTTCTCTCTCATCGATTATCGCGCTAATTGCGAAGCTGCTGCGGCATCGACATAAACGTGCACGTGACGGTGTAACCGTAGCAACGTCGCTGGAATTTGCGTCGTAATGCCACTCGTTTGCAGCTTTCCGATGACTGGGGCTTTCGCTTCCCCGTTCGCCAGCAACATAATTTTCTTCGCCTGTAAGATCGATTCCATCCCCATCGTGATCGCCGTACGCGGTACGTCAGCGGCGTTGTCGAAAAACCGTGCATTCGCTTCGATCGTCGCCTCAGCCAATTGTACGCGATGACAACGCGGCGTAAGTTCCTCCCCTGGTTCGTTAAACCCGATGTGTCCGTTCGTTCCGATGCCGAGAATTTGCAGATCAATGCCCCCTACCTCATTAATTCGCGCATCGTAGGCACGGCAGTATGCATCGACGTCGTCTGGAGTCCCTGACGGTATGTTGATGTTTTCCTTAGAAATGTCTATGTGCGAAAAAAGGTTCTCCCACATGAAATGGTGGTAGCTCTGCGGGTGATCCGGTGCGAGTCCGTAATACTCATCTAAGTTAAATGTCTTCACTTGTGCAAAGCTTAACCCTTCTTCGCGGTGAAGACGAATTAATTCGCGGTATAAACCGAGAGGAGTACTCCCTGTGGCCAACCCGAGGACGGCACGCGGGTTAGCGCGAACTTCCTCTGCTATGGCCACAGCAGCAGCTTTACTTAGCGCCTCATATGTATCGAACGTTTGGAATTGCAAGTTGAACGACCTCCCTGAAATAACCTGTCTCTAGTCATCATATCATAGCGCAGAGTGCCTGTTCACGTCTAATCGTGAATTGTATGTGTCAAGCTTTACTCGACGACCTTACAGGATCAAGGATTTAAAGACCTAAATATGTCATTCCCTAACGTTCACTTGTTGTCCGCCCTTGAGGAGTTAACTCTTCAAGGACGGCGATTAACCACCTTATCCAAATACCCAATAGCACTTGAAGCTGATGCGGCACCTACTTGGATCCTGCCAACTTGAACCCCAATGTGATCCGACTTACCTATTCGCCTCGCATGGCGTTTTAGTTTTTGTGTCACTTGGCGGTTGGGCCAGACAGTTAATAATGCCTGTCTCAACGTCCCATTGGTAACGCCTTGTTGTACTTTGGCGATGGCTTGAGCCCCTTCTTCACTCCAGTACATGCCACGACGTTTCATGCGGTATGCCAGACGTCTCTGGTTCGATTCCATGCATCCCATCCTACGAGCATTTTTTGGCACGTCTGGACTAACCTCACGCCAGTCGCAGAGGATCTCCCAGTGCCCTTCAAGATACTTCTGCATGTTCTCGATACGCTTTTCCTCTCGCTCCGTCTCTGCATTTCCCTGTGCCGTATCAATCACCGCTTTAAACCTATCCTTATTTTTTTCGGATATTGCCTTTTCAATTTGAGGAATGAGCCTTGGCTGGCGGCTCAACCCGCGACGAATACTCCTCTTTACGTGAAAAGGATCCAATTGGCGGACAACCGATGTCGCTTCAGAAAAGGTATTTTGAACGCGTTCCTCAGAGATCCATGAAGCCGCATCCGCATTAGTCGCCACATGTGTATGTGAGAGATCCCAACGATGTCGAATCGCTGCATAACCTATTTCCCAAAAGTCATCCACCGATTCAACGGTAGAAAAGACGTGACGATCTGTTAACGAGACACGCTGTCCGTTTTGCTCCCACCCGGTATAGGCAAGCATATTTTTGATCTCTATTCCTTTGCCTCTCCCTTTGACGTATAAGCCATCTGCTTCGCAATATAAGTGCTTAACGGACGGAGAGTTAGGAATTACCGTATCCTCAAAAATTCGATCCCTTTTTTCAGCATCCATGACAGCTTGAGCTTCACCTGCTTCTTTTACTAAGCGCT is a window from the Numidum massiliense genome containing:
- the minD gene encoding septum site-determining protein MinD produces the protein MANESVAITVTSGKGGVGKSTTVASVGMGLARLGKKVCLMDTDIGLRKLDLMVGVENRIVYDLVDVVEGSCKLRQALVRHKQYTNLYLLPAAQTRYKEEVSPAQVKDVVDRLREDFEYILIDSPAGIEGGFRNAIAPADRAILVVNPEIPSVRDSDRVVGLLEAAELHELDLVINRVHTQMIDEGDMLSVERIQNHLSINLIGVVPEDKRIVRSSNTGDPVINDEKSPAGKAFFNIAKRLTGEDVPFLELQEKGFLAKLKRLFSTA
- the nagB gene encoding glucosamine-6-phosphate deaminase, which gives rise to MQFQTFDTYEALSKAAAVAIAEEVRANPRAVLGLATGSTPLGLYRELIRLHREEGLSFAQVKTFNLDEYYGLAPDHPQSYHHFMWENLFSHIDISKENINIPSGTPDDVDAYCRAYDARINEVGGIDLQILGIGTNGHIGFNEPGEELTPRCHRVQLAEATIEANARFFDNAADVPRTAITMGMESILQAKKIMLLANGEAKAPVIGKLQTSGITTQIPATLLRLHRHVHVYVDAAAASQLAR
- a CDS encoding ISLre2 family transposase translates to MLSFWESLRIRLMEVMADLFGEFLEQLDQMMTTHYKEKYGWKSERLDSREFTSFFGTVSYKRHLMYDRNGNAHYPVDEAIGLKRRKRYSPDLMMLGAELAAAPGMTYRLASEVTQKLAGITISHTTFQRLVKEAGEAQAVMDAEKRDRIFEDTVIPNSPSVKHLYCEADGLYVKGRGKGIEIKNMLAYTGWEQNGQRVSLTDRHVFSTVESVDDFWEIGYAAIRHRWDLSHTHVATNADAASWISEERVQNTFSEATSVVRQLDPFHVKRSIRRGLSRQPRLIPQIEKAISEKNKDRFKAVIDTAQGNAETEREEKRIENMQKYLEGHWEILCDWREVSPDVPKNARRMGCMESNQRRLAYRMKRRGMYWSEEGAQAIAKVQQGVTNGTLRQALLTVWPNRQVTQKLKRHARRIGKSDHIGVQVGRIQVGAASASSAIGYLDKVVNRRP